Proteins encoded by one window of Perca fluviatilis chromosome 13, GENO_Pfluv_1.0, whole genome shotgun sequence:
- the LOC120571046 gene encoding zinc finger protein 436-like, with protein METEADGEDWGGPEPARNSNPHPLLQPETDDSVDSDVWKDDSESGSRLNSLEREESPVCDGKESFSCFECGKRFGTKQHLKRHMKSHTGEKAFSCSVCGKIFIQKVQLTEHMRTHTGEKPFSCSVCQKAFARRQHLQRHAMIHTGEKPFSCSVCDQGVLSKEHLKTHMRTHTGERPFSCSVCGKAFIGSGNLKRHMRNHTGEKPFSCSVCDKSFGQKVQLTQHMRVHTGDKPCVCSVCDLRTLSEAHLKVHMRTHTGEKPFSCSFCGKGFTQAGNLTHHMRVHTGEKRFSCSVCDKTFAWLSQVKTHKCVGRPCSQQTQTEEDREAEPPASRETQHMGTEADVEDCGGPEPARNSHPLLQPETEDQTGDPSEPETDDRDYLKESSARLSGSNSLKHDQFSQSDETFNNTTLQINKRSQMGDGHFTEAGSLRRHIKEEPEEPWSSQEGEQLQGLEEADITKFPFTPVPVKSEDDQEEAQSSQLHQRQTQRMETEGNCDILKESGEPLSGLRSHVTVC; from the coding sequence atggaaacagaagctgatggagaggactggggaggaccagaaccagccaggaactcgaATCCACATCCACTCTTACAGCCAGAGACTGATGACAGCGTCGACAGCGATGTTTGGAAGGACGACAGCGAAAGTGGGTCACGTTTAAACTCTCTGGAACGTGAAGAAAGTCCCGTCTGTGATGGCAAAGAGTCATTCAGCTGTTTtgagtgtgggaaaagatttggaacaaagcaacatctgaagagacacatgaagTCCCACACGGGAGAAAAAGCTTTCAGCTGCTCGGTTTGTGGTAAAATATTCATACAGAAGGTGCAACTGACGGAGCACATGAGAACGCACACGGGCGAAAAGCCTTTCAGCTGTTCGGTGTGTCAGAAAGCATTTGCACGCAGGCAGCATTTACAGAGACACGCCATGATCCACACGGGAGAgaagcctttcagctgctccGTTTGCGATCAGGGAGTTTTGAGCAAAGAACACCTGAAGACGCACATGAGGACGCACACGGGTGAGAGACCGTTCAGCTGCTCGGTGTGCGGCAAAGCTTTCATCGGAAGTGGGAACCTGAAAAGACACATGAGGAATCACACGGGGGAaaagcctttcagctgctcgGTATGCGACAAAAGCTTCGGACAGAAGGTGCAACTGACGCAGCACATGAGAGTCCACACGGGAGACAAGCCCTGCGTCTGCTCGGTTTGTGATCTGAGGACTTTGAGTGAGGCGCATCTGAAGGTGCACATGAGAACGCACACGGGGGAGAAGCCGTTCAGCTGCTCGTTTTGCGGCAAAGGTTTCACCCAGGCGGGGAACCTGACGCACCACATGAGAGTCCACACGGGGGAGAAGCGATTCAGCTGCAGCGTTTGTGACAAGACGTTTGCCTGGCTGAGTCAGGTAAAAACTCACAAATGTGTCGGTCGTCCGTGCTCACAGCAAACTCAAACcgaggaggacagagaggcagagcctCCAGCCAGCAGAGAAACACAACACATGGGAACAGAAGCTGAtgtagaggactgtggaggaccagaaccagccaggaactcacatccacttttacaaccagagactgaagaccagactggagacccttctgaacctgagactgatgaccgTGATTATTTGAAAGAGAGCAGTGCACGTCTATCAGGTTCAAACTCTCTCAAACATGACCAATTCTCTCAGAGCGATGAAACATTTAACAACACTACCCTGCAGATCAACAAAAGGAGTCAAATGGGAGACGGACATTTTACAGAAGCAGGAAGTCTGAGGagacacattaaagaggaaccgGAGGAACcttggagcagtcaggagggagagcagcttcaagggctggaggaggctgatatcaccaagttcccattcactcctgtccctgtgaagagtgaagatgatcaagaggaagctcagtcctcacagcttcatcagagacaaactcaacgCATGGAAACGGAAGGTAATTGTGACATTTTGAAGGAGAGCGGAGAACCTCTGTCAGGTTTGAGAagtcatgtgactgtgtgttga